A single region of the Epinephelus moara isolate mb chromosome 12, YSFRI_EMoa_1.0, whole genome shotgun sequence genome encodes:
- the LOC126398961 gene encoding cysteine-rich venom protein TEL1-like isoform X2 has product MAVYTFTFLCALSVFAALQVPGTDAFFFDWFVRSSSSEEEQPSQRLSISKADQNEIVNKHNDVRRSVQPTASNMMKMSWSSEAAANAQKWANKCTMKHSPDSSRTISSSECGENLYMSSGKKTWSQAIQKWTNEVKDWRYGVGSINGKVVGHYTQMVWHNSNKVGCGIAYCPNSTYKYYYVCQYCPPGNYQYARPYKSGRSCGDCPNGCDNKLCGSIASGGTSQRCRYKDKASNCRSLKQQLSCKHGLVASWCPASCKC; this is encoded by the exons ATGGCGGTGTATACTTTCACCTTCCTGTGCGCCTTGAGCGTCTTTGCTGCTCTCCAGGTTCCGGGCACCGACGCATTCTTTTTTGATTGGTTTGTAA GATCATCATCTTCAGAAGAGGAACAACCCTCTCAACGACTGTCCATCAGCAAAGCTGATCAGAATGAGATCGTGAACAAGCACAACGACGTGAGAAGAAGTGTCCAGCCCACTGCTAGCAACATGATGAAAATG AGCTGGAGCAGCGAGGCTGCAGCCAACGCTCAGAAATGGGCCAACAAGTGTACCATGAAGCACAGTCCTGACAGCTCCAGAACGATCAGCT CTAGCGAATGTGGAGAGAACCTGTACATGTCTAGCGGGAAGAAAACTTGGAGCCAAGCTATTCAAAAATGGACAAACGAGGTGAAGGACTGGCGCTACGGAGTGGGATCTATCAACGGAAAAGTGGTTGGACACTACACACAG ATGGTTTGGCACAACTCTAACAAGGTTGGCTGTGGTATAGCCTACTGTCCCAACAGTACCTACAAGTACTACTACGTCTGCCAATACTGCCCACC TGGAAACTACCAGTACGCTCGTCCCTACAAATCAGGACGCTCCTGCGGTGACTGTCCCAATGGCTGCGACAACAAACTGTGTGGTAGTATTGCGT ctgGAGGCACCTCACAACGCTGTCGCTACAAGGACAAGGCCTCTAACTGTCGCTCGTTGAAGCAGCAGCTGAGCTGCAAACATGGCCTGGTGGCTTCTTGGTGTCCCGCCTCCTGCAAGTGTTGA
- the LOC126398961 gene encoding cysteine-rich venom protein TEL1-like isoform X1, translated as MAVYTFTFLCALSVFAALQVPGTDAFFFDWFGGSSSSEEEQPSQRLSISKADQNEIVNKHNDVRRSVQPTASNMMKMSWSSEAAANAQKWANKCTMKHSPDSSRTISSSECGENLYMSSGKKTWSQAIQKWTNEVKDWRYGVGSINGKVVGHYTQMVWHNSNKVGCGIAYCPNSTYKYYYVCQYCPPGNYQYARPYKSGRSCGDCPNGCDNKLCGSIASGGTSQRCRYKDKASNCRSLKQQLSCKHGLVASWCPASCKC; from the exons ATGGCGGTGTATACTTTCACCTTCCTGTGCGCCTTGAGCGTCTTTGCTGCTCTCCAGGTTCCGGGCACCGACGCATTCTTTTTTGATTGGTTTG GAGGATCATCATCTTCAGAAGAGGAACAACCCTCTCAACGACTGTCCATCAGCAAAGCTGATCAGAATGAGATCGTGAACAAGCACAACGACGTGAGAAGAAGTGTCCAGCCCACTGCTAGCAACATGATGAAAATG AGCTGGAGCAGCGAGGCTGCAGCCAACGCTCAGAAATGGGCCAACAAGTGTACCATGAAGCACAGTCCTGACAGCTCCAGAACGATCAGCT CTAGCGAATGTGGAGAGAACCTGTACATGTCTAGCGGGAAGAAAACTTGGAGCCAAGCTATTCAAAAATGGACAAACGAGGTGAAGGACTGGCGCTACGGAGTGGGATCTATCAACGGAAAAGTGGTTGGACACTACACACAG ATGGTTTGGCACAACTCTAACAAGGTTGGCTGTGGTATAGCCTACTGTCCCAACAGTACCTACAAGTACTACTACGTCTGCCAATACTGCCCACC TGGAAACTACCAGTACGCTCGTCCCTACAAATCAGGACGCTCCTGCGGTGACTGTCCCAATGGCTGCGACAACAAACTGTGTGGTAGTATTGCGT ctgGAGGCACCTCACAACGCTGTCGCTACAAGGACAAGGCCTCTAACTGTCGCTCGTTGAAGCAGCAGCTGAGCTGCAAACATGGCCTGGTGGCTTCTTGGTGTCCCGCCTCCTGCAAGTGTTGA